A genomic stretch from Anoplolepis gracilipes chromosome 16, ASM4749672v1, whole genome shotgun sequence includes:
- the LOC140674405 gene encoding meckelin isoform X4: MKFRSENVDSYYLRSELQIAVHLCKKKDRTACEHLSNICALTLYSDGIACMFFMHTPMAPVWLFYSKQNTIAIMNNTKISERYSLKKGDNSSSLDFIIARFALNGEFLSMDKPTLPCQLLRNVRFGINFKKKCRTTAAELLHAQIELLSPYLIFKEGNKSFIHALPVIVKSGDQNIKEALRQQLVRKFFLVDNVSGFKALPIFMNSRFTKASELSVLRYMKSLTILVTVQNGNDHGKIFAPFLIVEYDELTYQDFLNNSDVVIDYKVTFLLKDNNIDYNVEITIGVLTGVALIFSSIKAWNYYKWNYNGNLSIAVLLWFLIYAMGAIGNMITFVCISVCVYLFVFYKGQTVPYILLPDEDSEKRIQTYITIAFSFKIIEMIGFVYKHWGISVFFIDWEQPRTIPNESKYDSPHTSLRKLYSNRFPRGEGKSSRITSDIIASKRKRRSHKTNRNTSPSETSKSSTIEKYTPDFSSVCSLARSPLRETTEHSYTHNFPISVWRTYFVANEWCKLQTRRKINVALQSIYTLCILQIFDLESWMLAVPESTTVDKSSQVDNNFILQYAICTFVYAFIYFVQWFIRVTFYERYIRNRLQKFVDLCSVANISVFTLAHNYYGFYIHGRSVHGFADTDLPTLISDLKKEEDNLCAHRGLVPGTTDQTFIISLTQSFKSLYDELMRQKDNGNIGTLKGSNSPSKSWKQLSETRSKMRLFLMQFLDHYSENEDYIIKEQHILEKLCDILFVNAKDKSIFYIDNNYSFNKMILYGNEWLLATFEITVFAFFLAIYNSYIFACVTTVLVSQLFLIAIRCNVKRNLCNKSLLDKRFLI; this comes from the exons ATGAAATTTCGAAGCGAAAACGTAGACAGCTATTATTTAAGAAGCGAATTGCAAATAGCAGTACACCTCTGCAAG aagaaagataGAACGGCATGTGAGCACTTGTCAAATATATGCGCCTTAACTCTTTACAGTGATGGTATTGCTTGTATGTTTTTTATGCATACACCTATGGCGCCTGTATGGTTGTTTTATAGTAAACAGAATACTATAGCTATAATGAATAACACGAAAATATCCGAGAGATACAGCCTCAAAAAAGGAGATAAT agCAGCAGCCTGGATTTCATAATTGCAAGATTTGCACTGAACGGCGAATTTTTATCTATGGATAAGCCAACTCTGCCGTGTCAACTCTTGCGAAACGTGAGATTTGGTATAAATTTCAAGAAGAAATGCAGGACCACTGCTGCTGAATTATTACACGCACAAATAGAATTACTGTCTccttatttgatatttaaagagggcaataaatcttttatacatgCATTGCCCGTGATCGTTAAATCAGGGGATCAG AATATTAAAGAAGCTTTACGCCAGCAGCTGGTGCGAAAGTTCTTTCTAGTCGACAACGTAAGCGGTTTCAAAGCATTACCAATATTTATGAACAGCAGATTTACGAAAGCGTCAGAACTCTCCGTGCTTCGATACATGAAATCTCTGACTATTTT agtGACCGTTCAAAATGGAAACGATCATGGTAAAATCTTTGCGCCCTTTTTGATCGTGGAATATGATGAATTAACATATCAAGATTTCCTCAACAACTCTGATGTTGTAATAGATTACAAAGTTACATTTCTATTAAAGGATAACAATATAGACTATAATGTTGAG ataactATTGGAGTGCTGACGGGAGTAGCTTTGATATTTTCCAGCATCAAAGCGTGGAATTACTATAAGTGGAATTATAATGGCAATCTTAGTATAGCAGTTTTATTATGGTTCTTGATTTACGCTATGGGCGCGATTGGAAATATGATTACTTTTGTATGTATCAGCGTGTGTGTATATCTATTCGTCTTTTACAAAGGCCAAACTGTACCGTATATTCTACTTCCCGACGAAGACAGTGAGAAAAGAATCCAAACGTACATTACTATAGCGTTCAGTTTTAAA ATTATAGAAATGATAGGATTCGTCTATAAACATTGGGGAATAAGCGTATTTTTCATCGACTGGGAGCAACCGAGAACGATACCCAACGAATCGAAATACGATTCTCCGCATACCTCTCTACGGAAATTGTATTCCAACAGATTTCCGAGGGGCGAAGGCAAGTCCTCGAGAATAACGTCAGACATCATCGCGTCCAAGCGAAAGAGAAGATCGCACAAAACGAACAGAAATACGAGCCCGAGTGAGACATCCAAGTCTTCTACGATTGAGAAATATACGCCGGATTTCTCTTCCGTCTGTTCGCTCGCGAGATCTCCCCTACGAGAGACAACCGAGCACAGCTATACGCATAATTTTCCCATCAGTGTTTGGAGAACGTATTTTGTCGCGAACGAATGGTGCAAATTGCAAACCAGAAGAAAGATAAACGTAGCGTTGCAGTCGATTTATACCTTGTGTATTTTACAG atattcgaCTTGGAATCGTGGATGCTGGCAGTACCGGAATCCACTACTGTGGATAAATCTTCCCAAGTggacaataattttatcttgcaATATGCGATTTGCACGTTTGTGTACGCATTCATATATTTCGTACAATGGTTCATCCGTGTTACGTTTTACGAaagatatataagaaacaGACTGCAAAAGTTTGTAGATCTATGTTCGGTCGCAAATATTAGCGTATTTACTTTGGCGCACAATTATTACGGTTTTTACATTCATGGaag ATCAGTACATGGATTCGCGGACACTGATCTTCCTACTCTGATAAGCGATctaaaaaaggaagaagataACTTGTGCGCACACAGGGGTCTGGTACCTGGCACAACCGATCAGACTTTTATAATATCGTTGACTCAGtcatttaaatctttgtaCGATGAGCTCATGAGACAAAAGGATAAT GGAAATATAGGAACTTTAAAAGGGAGTAATTCACCTTCTAAAAGTTGGAAACAATTATCGGAAACAAGATCAAAAATGAGATTGTTCCTGATGCAATTTCTGGATCATTATTCGGAAAATGAAGACTATATAATCAAGGAACAACATATACTAGAGAAATTATGTGACATTCTTTTCGTGAATGCTAAAGATAAATCCATCTTCTATATTG ataataattattccttCAACAAAATGATACTTTATGGAAACGAATGGCTACTGGCGACATTTGAAATCACTGTATTTGCCTTCTTTTTGGCAATATACAATTCTTACATTTTTGCCTGTGTAACGACAGTTCTTGTCTCGCAATTATTCCTGATAGCTATCAGATGTAATGTTAAGAGAAATCTGTGCAACAAATCGTTACTGGATAAAAGAttcctaatataa